From Sinorhizobium sp. B11:
AAGCATATTTCTTCGCGTCCTTGACCATGAACTGAACGCCGTTCTTGGGCAACCCGGCAACGAATGACTGGGCGGCGCCAAAGGCTGCCTCGCTCTCTTCCAGCGGGTGATAATCCCAAGCCAGGCGCCCGATGATGGTGCCGTCGGGATAGGTGGTGGCCCCCTCCCGGAAGGCTTTGATCGCGATATCATTGCCGAGGATGGCCCTGATATCGTTGAGCTTGCCTTCCTCATGCGCCACGGTGATCAGCGGCCAGTCGCGGTAGCCGGCAGGCAGCTCCGACAGGGCCGGCGCACGTCCCTCATCGGCCCCGGATGCGGCGGCATTGTAACCGACGAGGCCGGTAACCAGACCAACGGCCAGTGACACCACGATAATCTGCTTCATTGAATGCTCTCCTGCGATCAAATGCGGAGCAACATTCGCAGATATTGCCGCCGGCGAAATCATACCTTGATATGGTAGAACAGTCCCGCTGCAAGTCTAAGGGCCCGCGGACAGGCGTGAGTGCCGCGCCAGTTCCGCCGGTGAAGCGGCGCGTTTCCTCAGCCGCCCAGGGCGACCGCGATTGCAACCAGGAACAATCCGAGGCAGGTCATGGTGATGCCAGCATAAAACGGACGGCCGCCCGAAAACCGTGCCCACGCATAGCCGGTCACGAACAGCAGTGCGATCAGAAGGAAGTTGCTCGCTCTCAGGGCGCGGTTGGCATCGTCGATCAGAAAGAACGGGACGACCGCAGGAAGGGCGGTGGCCGAGACCAGGATAAAGATCGCAATTGCGGCCGACAGATCGTCTCTCGTCAGCGGCACCTTCACCGGATCGGCACGGGTTGTGAGCGCCAGCAGCGACCGATAGAGCGCTTCCGCGTCGGCAGGCTTTGCGGAGAGCGGCGTGCCTTCGATCGGAAACTCCTTCGCGAGTACCGCGAGTGCGGCGCCTTCGTCCCTCGCCGTCTTGACCTGCCGGAACAGGCGCAGACGTCTGCTTCTGAAAAACGTCGTTCCGAGCGTGAACAGGATGGCGTCTATAATTCCCCAGGCGAGATTGCATCCGATCGTCGCAACGACGAGGTCGCGCACGACCAGTCCTTCCTCACGCAGGACGAGCCTCGAACCGATCGTCCAGGTCAGCGCCATGATCAGCCCGAAAAGCACCTCGCCGAGCGCATCGCCGGGATCGAGATTTTCGAAGATGGAAAAGATCCCCGTCGGCTTCATGGAATGGCTCCGGGCAGGTCGCAGCCCGGGAACTATGATCGAAGTGGCGGATCTCTTCATTGCGTTGAATCAAGACCGACACAACGAGCGCCTGGCAAGTGGAGGTTCGGCATTGCGTCGGGAGCCGGCGACCGCGCGTCCTGCGCGCGTGTCCTACAGTAATATACGTAGCTGTTGAGCCGGTTCGTGCATAATTGCAGGGTCGATCTCGCCGGCTATATCCGGCGACGGCCGGGCACTGAGGGGGCCGAACATGGGCTGGAACCGGCTGTATAGCCTGAAGAGCTACATCAAGTCGTCGCTGTGGCTGGTGCCGTTCATCGCCCTGCTCCTCTATATCCTGGCAATTCGCAGCGCCTCCCTGCTGGAGCCGTGGCTCGTCTCGATCGAAGCATGGCCATGGGGCATGGAAGGCACCCAGAGGCTGCTCGAAACGATCGTCACGATGACGCTCACCTTCGTGGTCTTCACCTTCGGCTCGCTGCTGGTGGCGATCCAGATCGCAGGCGGCCAACTGACGCCGAGGATCATCGCGACGACCCTGCTGAGCGATAACGCCATCCGCTTCACCGTCGGGCTTTTCACATTCACCCTGCTCTTTGCGACCGGCGCGCTGGTGCGGCTGGAAGCAGCCGTCCCGCAGGCCATCGTCCAGATCGCCGGCCTTCTCGGTTTTCTGTCCATCGCCGCCTTCCTCTATCTGATCGACTATGCAGCACGGCTGCTGCGGCCGGTGAGCATTATCCTGCGCGTGAGCGAGCAAGGCCGCGCGGTGATCGAGGATGTCTACCCTGCCATGGCGAAGGCCGCGGCCGACACCACCCCCACTTACCTGCGCCCCGGCATCGAGCCGGACAAAATCATCCTCTACCGGGGGCGGCCCGCCATCATCGTCGCCATCAACAAGAAAGCCCTGCTGGCACAGGCCGAGAAAACACGCTCCGTCATCGAGCTGGTTCCGCGCATCGGCGATTTCGTCGCCTCCGGCGAGCCCCTCTTCCGGCTCTATGGCATCCTGTCGCCGGACGAAGACAAGCTGAAATCGTTGATTGCCTTCGGGCCGGAGCGGACCCTCGAACAGGACGCGACATTCGCCTTCCGCATCGTCGTCGACATCGCGATCAAGGCGCTTTCGAAAGCGATCAACGATCCGACGACGGCCGTGCTCGCGATCGATCAGCTGCAACGCCTGCTCTGCTTCGCCGGCAAACGCGACCTCGGCAAGGAGGAGATCTTCAACCCGGCCGGCGAATTGCGGGTCATCTGCAGGACCCCGGACTGGGAGGATTTCGTGAAGCTCACCTTCAGCGAGATCAGGCTTTACGGCGCCGAGAACTTTCAGATCGCCCGCCGCCTGCGTGCCGTGCTGGAATATGGGCTGCAGGTCCTGCCCGAATTCCGCCGGCCTGCTCTCGAAACGGAGATGGCTCTGCTCGATCGGCGGCTCGCCCAGATCTACGACTTTCCGGAGGATCTGGAACTTGCCAAAATGCCGGACACGCAGGGCCTCGGCGGTTCGAAATCCCTTCCCCCGAAAGCGCAGCCCGCAACCGGCTCCGTCACCCCTTTTCGTCAATAGCGATCGACGCTGTTGCGACTGTGCCGATCCGGACGGCGGGTTCGGGATTTCCGCCGGTCCGGCCTTCCCTCGGGTTTTCGCGCTTACTGCTGGATATCGGGCTCGACCAGGCGTGCGAGATTGCGCAACGATTCCTGCCAGCCGAGATAGCAGGCTTCCGGCGGGATGAGGTCCGGAATGCCGGCCTGCACCACGTTGAGTTCGGTACCGACTGAAACCTTCGTCAGGGTCACGGTCACGTCCATTTCACCGGGCAGGTTGGCATCGTCGAACTTGTCGGTGTAGCGGATCCGCTGGCCGGGAACGAGCTCCAGATATTCGCCGCCGAAGGAATGGCTGTGGCCGGTCGTGAAGTTGCGGAAGGACATCCTGTGCGTTCCGCCGACGACGGGCTCCAGATGGTGAACAGTGCAGGTGAAACCGTTTGGCGGAAGCCATTTGGCCACGGCATCGGCTTCCAGGAAGGCGCGATAGACCTTGTCTGGCGTGGTCGCAAGGACGCGGTGAAGTTTGATTGTGCTCGGCATGATGATCCTCCTTTGGATTGAACTTTGGCAATGCCTCTAGGACGGGCCTGGTCTTCCCGATCCGACATTGCGACTGTTTTTTTGTTTCCGCCCCTTCGCTGATCATAGGGCAACCGTTCAAAAACTCGACGGCAAAAAGCTGTTTTGATTTTTGCAAATCGATTTGCAAATCGATTTTTTGTGTGTTTTGATGCATTCATGAGCACGATAGGCAAGGTCGCAGAACGGGCAGGAGTATCGCGGACGACAGTCTCGCATGTGCTCAATCATGCCGATCGCGTCTCCCAGGCGCTCAGGGAAAAAGTGCTCGCGGCGGTCGAAGAGCTCGGCTACGTGCCGAACCCGCAGGCCCAGAGCCTGCGCACCGGCAAGACCAATCTGGTCGCCATGCTGATCCCCGATATCCGCAACCCCTTCTATCCCGAGCTCGTCAAGACGGCGCAGTCGGAGATGGAGGCGGCCGGCCTCGACATGCTGATCTTCAATACCGACGTGCCGGGCGGCCATTCGCAGGAGCACGGGCGGGAATATCTGCGCCAGATCCGCAACCGCCGCATCGACGGCCTGATCGTCGGCGATTTCGCCCTGCACGGCATGCACGACGCCCTCTTGGGCATCGACCTGCCGACGGTCTTCATCGGCGACCTGCCGAACCAGGCCGTCGACAGCCTGAAGATCGACGATTTCGGCGGCGGCCGGCTGATGGGACACTATCTGGCGTCCAAGGGCCACAGGCGCATCGCCCATGTCACCGGCCCCTCCTTCTTTGCCGAAGCGATGGCGCGGGCGGCAGGCTTCGAACAGGGCCTGCGCGATGGCGGCGTCGAGCCCGATCCCGCCCTGCGCTTCGAGGGCAGCTATCTCGGTCCCTCGGGCCAGGCCTCGGTCGAGTGGCTGCTTGAACACCACAGGGGCGCCCTGCCCTCGGTCGTCTTCTTCGCCAACTTCCTGATGGCCTCGGGCGCGCTTGCCGAATTCTACGATCGAGGCATCAAGATACCGCAGGACATGGCCGTTGCCGTCTTCGGCGACCAGACGCAGCTCGAATATGTGCGCCCGCGCCTGACCCGCGTCGGCCGCCCGCCGGCAGCGCTCGCCGAGCGCGCCACCGCCATGCTGCTCGAGCGCATGTCAGGACGCTATGACGGGCCGCCGCGCTCGGAAATCATCGCCTGCAGCCTTCAGCCTTTCGATACCGCATGAACAAAAACCGCCTGCTTGCCGGAAGAGGAGCCGGCCTGCAGGTCCATCAACGGGAGGAAGACATGACCGATATCAAGACGCCTGCAAAGAGCATTTCCCGCCGGCAGCTGATCCGCAAGGGTGCGCTGTTCACCGGCGCCGGGCTTGCCGCCGGCCTGACCGGCTTTCCCTATATCAACCGGATGGCGGTGCGCGCTCAATCCGCATCCCTGAAATTCTGGCAGTTCTATGCGCCGGGCGGCCAGGTCGCCAGCCAGGTGGACTGGTTCACCCAGATGATCACCGCCTGGAACGACAGCCACGAGCAGAAGGTGGAGCTCGAATACGTTCCGAACGCCGAATATATCAACGGCCCCAAGCTTGCCACCTCCTTCGCCTCCAATGAAGGCCCCGATATCTTCCTGATCTCGCCCGGCGATTTCCTGCGCTATTACAATGGCGGCGTGCTGCAGGACCTGACACCGCATATCGACGACGCCACCAAGGCGGATTTCCCCGAAAGCGTCATCGCCAACCGCATGGTGGACGGCAAGATCTACGGCGTGCCGATGGAAGTCGAGCCGATGGCCATGTATTACTCGGTCAAGGCATTCGAAGAGGCCGGTCTTAACGAAAACGATGTGCCCAAGACCTGGGACGAGCTGCTCGAAATCGCCAAGAAGCTGACGACGCCGAACCGCTACGGCGTGCTCTTCGAGACCACGCCCGGCTATTACCAGAATTTCACCTGGTACCCGTTCCTCTGGCAGGGCGGCGGCGAATTCCAGACGAAGGATGGCAAGAGCGCCTTCGATTCACCGGCAACCGTACAGGCACTGAAATTCTGGCAGGATGCCGTCAATAGCGGTGCCGCCCCTCGCCAGGTGCTCGGCAACGGCGCCAACGACACGGTGGCCAATCTCGCCGCCGGCTATTGCGCCATCCAGAATGTCGGCATCTGGGGCATTTCGCAGCTCGCCGGCAATGCCAAGGATTTCCCCTACGGCGTCTTCAGGCTGCCGACGCCGGCCAACGGCAAATATGTGACCGTCGGCGGCGGCTGGGCCTTCGTTGCCAATGCCAAGGGCAAGAGCCCGGATGCGGCGGCCGAATTCTGCGCCTGGGCGCTCGCCTCCATGGACAAGGGCTCCGTGCAGCGCGTCGCCGACTGGTGCACCAAGGCGAAATCCGACATGCCGCCGCGCAACAGCGCGCTGAAGGCCGGAGGCGATGCCTTCACTGCCGGCAATATCGGCACCTTTGCGAAGGATATTCACCCCGGGACAAGGGCTGAACCGCGGGTGCCGCCGGAGGTCTACAAGATCATCTCCGACGCCATCCAGCAGACCCAGCTTGGCGGCGCCGATCCGCAACAGACGGCGACCGCAGCTTCCCAGCAGCTCGACGCGTTCCTCGCCTCCTATAGCGGCGCGCCGATCCTCTAGCTGAGAAGCGGGCCGCACGCGAACCCTCGCGTGCGGTCTTTCGGGAGATGCAGATGGATACGGGTATGAGGCCACACCAGAACAAGCCGGATCAAAGCCAGGCCGATCCGGGCACGCCCCTTCGCCGCAAGGGCCTGTCGGCCAAACATCGCGAATGGGTGGCGGGTTATCTCTTCGTGCTGCCGGATGCGATCGGCCTTCTGATTTTCCTCGGCCTGCCGATGGCTCTTTCGCTGGTGCTGGCACTCTTCGAGGTCAACGGCTTCGGCGGCTATCGCTTTGTCGGTTTTGCCAATTTCCTGCGCATGGGCAAGGACCCGCTCTTCTGGCAGGCGGCCCGCGTCACCGCGCTCTATGCCGTCCTGCTCGTGCCGCTTCTCTATGTCTGCGGCCTCGGCCTTGCCCTGCTCGTGCAGAAGACCAACCGTTTCAACGCGGTCATGCGGGCCATGTTCTTCGCGCCGCACATGGTCAGCCTCGTCGTCGTCGCCGTCGTCTGGCAGTTCATGGTGGTCGACAAGATCGGCGTGATCAACAAGCTGACGCCGCTTCTCGGCATATCGGGCATTTCCTTCCTCGGCGATCCGCAATTTGCCCTCGTCACCGTCGTCTTCGTCAGCCTCTGGTTCCTGATGGGCTTCTACATGCTGATCTTCCTCGGCGGGCTGCAGGATATTCCCAAAGAATATTACGAGGCGGCGAAGATCGATGGCGCAAGCCCCTTCCACTGTTTCTGGCACATCACCCTGCCGCTCCTGAAACCCACGAGCTTCTTCGTGCTGATGGTCTCGATGGTGGCGGCCGTCGCCGGCGCCCAGGCCTTCGACATCATCTACGTGATGACCAAGGGCGGGCCGGCCAATTCCACCTCGGTGCTGATCGTCTACATCTACCAGCAGGCCTTTTCCTTCGGCGCCTTCGGTTATGCCGCCGCCATGTCCTCGGTGCTGGTCGTCGTGCTGATGCTGGTCACCGCCATTTTCTTCGTCATGACCAAGGGAGGCCGCTTCAACTATGACTGAGGCCCGCGCTTCATCCTATCCGTCCAACTCGCAGGTGACGATCGTGCGCGTCCTCTGGATGCTCGTGACCGCGATCCTGGCGCTGATGATCCTCTTTCCGCTTCTGTGGATGGTGTCGATCGCCTTCAAGACGCCGGCCGAATCCTTCTCCGCCAACCTGATCCCCGAACATCCCACCCTCGACAATTTCAAATACGTGCTGACCGGCGTTCCCTTCCTGCGCTACATGGCCAACAGCTTCTTCGTGTCGGCGAGCGTCACTGTTATCGCGCTGTTCTTCCACACGATGGCGGGTTATGCGCTGGCGCGCCTGCGCTTTCCAGGCCGCGAGGTGATCTTCCTCGCGATCTTTTCCACCTTCCTCGTGTCGCTGCCCGTCATCATCGTGCCGCTCTTCGTCATCGTGCGCGCCATGGGCATGCTGAACACCTATGCCGGGCTGATCGTACCGGCGATCTTCAACGCCTTCGGCATTTTCCTTCTCAGGCAATATTACCTGTCGCTGCCGCGCGAGATCGAGGAAGCGGCGATTGTCGATGGCGCCGGCTACTGGCGCATCTACTGGAGCATCATCCTGCCGCTTAGCCGGCCGATCATGGCAGCGCTCGCCATCCTGTTTTTCCTGGCCAACTGGAACGCCTTCCTCTGGCCGCTGACGGTCGCCTCCAAGGCCGACCTCTGGGTGGTCCAGGTCGGCATCGCCAACTTCAAGAGCCAGTATTCCGCCTCGTGGAATTACATGATGGCGGCCTCCACGATCGTCGCCATCCCGACCCTCGTGCTCTTCATCATCTTCCAGCGCCAGATCATGGATTCGCTGAAAACCAGCGGACTGAAATAACATCGAGAGGAGATTTGAATGACCCAGGCTGGCATTTCGCCGCTGCGCGGGCTTGCGACACTGAGAAAGGCGAAGACGCGCCGCTTCTCCAGCTACGACCGCACCGGCGGCAATGACGACAGGCTGCATATCGAGCCCGGCAAGACGGTCGTCATCGCCGAACATGCGGGCGCCGGCATCGTCACCCACATCTGGGCGACGCTCGCCTGCGAGAGCGAGAGCTTCCTGCGCAAGATCGTGCTGCGCGCCTATTGGGATGGCGAAGACAGCCCCAGCATCGAAGCGCCGATCGGTGATTTCTTCGGCATGGGCCATGCTCAAACAGGCAATTATGCCAGCCTGCCGATGCAGGCGAGCCCCGAGGACGGCAAGGCCTTCAACTGCTATTTCCCGATGCCCTTTGGCAGCTACATGCGCTTCACCATCACCAATGAAGCCGAGCACGACCTGCTCTTCTACTACTATGTCGATCTCGAGCTGCATGACCGGCTGGAAGATGGGCTCGGCCGCTTCCACGCGCAGTATCGACAGGCGCGCCCCGAGGGCGAAAGCGAGGCGGGTCTCACCAACGAACAGTTCCTCTTCGGCGGCGAGACGACCGACGGCAAGGAGAACTATACGATCCTGGAGGCCGAGGGCCATGGCCACTATGTCGGCGTGCTCTTTTCCGTCTATTCGCGCCGCCGCTCCGATGTCTGGGACTGGTACGGCGAAGGCGACGACATGATCTTCATCGATGGCGAGCCGGGCCTTTCCGTGCCGGATACGGTGCGCAAGCCCGATCCGCGCATCGGCCCGAAAGCAGCCCTCATCGAGCCGCGCGGCGAAAGCAGCCTAGGGGCCAACGACGCCTGGCCGCCTACCCTGCACGGCACCGGCACGGAAGACTATTTCAACACCGCCTGGTGCCCGACGCAGGACTATAGCGGCCCCTATCACGGCATCATCTCCGCCGGCGGCCCGAACTGGACCGAGCCGGTCACCCTCTACCGCTGGCACCTCGAAGACCCCGCGATCTTCCAGAAGCGCATTCGCGTGACGATCGAACACGGCCACGCCAACCGGCGCTCCGACGACATTTCCTCCGTCGCCTTCTGGTACCAGGCCGAACCGCACAAGCCGTTCGATCCGCTGCCGGCGATGGAAGAGCGCGTTCCGACCTTCCGGCGGCCCTATCAGAACTGGAATGCCGCCGCAGCGGCAGCGAAGAAGGGTGGCATGTAGAGCGAGGAGAAAGACCCCTCCCCACAGGTGGGAGGGGCTAAACCGGGGCGCCGCCTCGTTCCTCTCGAAACGTCGAGGATTCGTCTTCGGAACGGCCAGCGTCCGAGGATCTCGCTATGGTAAT
This genomic window contains:
- a CDS encoding cytochrome P460 family protein gives rise to the protein MKQIIVVSLAVGLVTGLVGYNAAASGADEGRAPALSELPAGYRDWPLITVAHEEGKLNDIRAILGNDIAIKAFREGATTYPDGTIIGRLAWDYHPLEESEAAFGAAQSFVAGLPKNGVQFMVKDAKKYASTGGWGYVEFDDGKPSAKAMPEACFTCHSVVKDRDFVFSRYAS
- a CDS encoding VIT1/CCC1 transporter family protein; the encoded protein is MKPTGIFSIFENLDPGDALGEVLFGLIMALTWTIGSRLVLREEGLVVRDLVVATIGCNLAWGIIDAILFTLGTTFFRSRRLRLFRQVKTARDEGAALAVLAKEFPIEGTPLSAKPADAEALYRSLLALTTRADPVKVPLTRDDLSAAIAIFILVSATALPAVVPFFLIDDANRALRASNFLLIALLFVTGYAWARFSGGRPFYAGITMTCLGLFLVAIAVALGG
- a CDS encoding DUF2254 domain-containing protein; this translates as MGWNRLYSLKSYIKSSLWLVPFIALLLYILAIRSASLLEPWLVSIEAWPWGMEGTQRLLETIVTMTLTFVVFTFGSLLVAIQIAGGQLTPRIIATTLLSDNAIRFTVGLFTFTLLFATGALVRLEAAVPQAIVQIAGLLGFLSIAAFLYLIDYAARLLRPVSIILRVSEQGRAVIEDVYPAMAKAAADTTPTYLRPGIEPDKIILYRGRPAIIVAINKKALLAQAEKTRSVIELVPRIGDFVASGEPLFRLYGILSPDEDKLKSLIAFGPERTLEQDATFAFRIVVDIAIKALSKAINDPTTAVLAIDQLQRLLCFAGKRDLGKEEIFNPAGELRVICRTPDWEDFVKLTFSEIRLYGAENFQIARRLRAVLEYGLQVLPEFRRPALETEMALLDRRLAQIYDFPEDLELAKMPDTQGLGGSKSLPPKAQPATGSVTPFRQ
- a CDS encoding SRPBCC family protein — its product is MPSTIKLHRVLATTPDKVYRAFLEADAVAKWLPPNGFTCTVHHLEPVVGGTHRMSFRNFTTGHSHSFGGEYLELVPGQRIRYTDKFDDANLPGEMDVTVTLTKVSVGTELNVVQAGIPDLIPPEACYLGWQESLRNLARLVEPDIQQ
- a CDS encoding LacI family transcriptional regulator yields the protein MSTIGKVAERAGVSRTTVSHVLNHADRVSQALREKVLAAVEELGYVPNPQAQSLRTGKTNLVAMLIPDIRNPFYPELVKTAQSEMEAAGLDMLIFNTDVPGGHSQEHGREYLRQIRNRRIDGLIVGDFALHGMHDALLGIDLPTVFIGDLPNQAVDSLKIDDFGGGRLMGHYLASKGHRRIAHVTGPSFFAEAMARAAGFEQGLRDGGVEPDPALRFEGSYLGPSGQASVEWLLEHHRGALPSVVFFANFLMASGALAEFYDRGIKIPQDMAVAVFGDQTQLEYVRPRLTRVGRPPAALAERATAMLLERMSGRYDGPPRSEIIACSLQPFDTA
- a CDS encoding sugar ABC transporter substrate-binding protein, which translates into the protein MTDIKTPAKSISRRQLIRKGALFTGAGLAAGLTGFPYINRMAVRAQSASLKFWQFYAPGGQVASQVDWFTQMITAWNDSHEQKVELEYVPNAEYINGPKLATSFASNEGPDIFLISPGDFLRYYNGGVLQDLTPHIDDATKADFPESVIANRMVDGKIYGVPMEVEPMAMYYSVKAFEEAGLNENDVPKTWDELLEIAKKLTTPNRYGVLFETTPGYYQNFTWYPFLWQGGGEFQTKDGKSAFDSPATVQALKFWQDAVNSGAAPRQVLGNGANDTVANLAAGYCAIQNVGIWGISQLAGNAKDFPYGVFRLPTPANGKYVTVGGGWAFVANAKGKSPDAAAEFCAWALASMDKGSVQRVADWCTKAKSDMPPRNSALKAGGDAFTAGNIGTFAKDIHPGTRAEPRVPPEVYKIISDAIQQTQLGGADPQQTATAASQQLDAFLASYSGAPIL
- a CDS encoding sugar ABC transporter permease, whose product is MDTGMRPHQNKPDQSQADPGTPLRRKGLSAKHREWVAGYLFVLPDAIGLLIFLGLPMALSLVLALFEVNGFGGYRFVGFANFLRMGKDPLFWQAARVTALYAVLLVPLLYVCGLGLALLVQKTNRFNAVMRAMFFAPHMVSLVVVAVVWQFMVVDKIGVINKLTPLLGISGISFLGDPQFALVTVVFVSLWFLMGFYMLIFLGGLQDIPKEYYEAAKIDGASPFHCFWHITLPLLKPTSFFVLMVSMVAAVAGAQAFDIIYVMTKGGPANSTSVLIVYIYQQAFSFGAFGYAAAMSSVLVVVLMLVTAIFFVMTKGGRFNYD
- a CDS encoding carbohydrate ABC transporter permease gives rise to the protein MTEARASSYPSNSQVTIVRVLWMLVTAILALMILFPLLWMVSIAFKTPAESFSANLIPEHPTLDNFKYVLTGVPFLRYMANSFFVSASVTVIALFFHTMAGYALARLRFPGREVIFLAIFSTFLVSLPVIIVPLFVIVRAMGMLNTYAGLIVPAIFNAFGIFLLRQYYLSLPREIEEAAIVDGAGYWRIYWSIILPLSRPIMAALAILFFLANWNAFLWPLTVASKADLWVVQVGIANFKSQYSASWNYMMAASTIVAIPTLVLFIIFQRQIMDSLKTSGLK
- a CDS encoding DUF2961 domain-containing protein; the protein is MTQAGISPLRGLATLRKAKTRRFSSYDRTGGNDDRLHIEPGKTVVIAEHAGAGIVTHIWATLACESESFLRKIVLRAYWDGEDSPSIEAPIGDFFGMGHAQTGNYASLPMQASPEDGKAFNCYFPMPFGSYMRFTITNEAEHDLLFYYYVDLELHDRLEDGLGRFHAQYRQARPEGESEAGLTNEQFLFGGETTDGKENYTILEAEGHGHYVGVLFSVYSRRRSDVWDWYGEGDDMIFIDGEPGLSVPDTVRKPDPRIGPKAALIEPRGESSLGANDAWPPTLHGTGTEDYFNTAWCPTQDYSGPYHGIISAGGPNWTEPVTLYRWHLEDPAIFQKRIRVTIEHGHANRRSDDISSVAFWYQAEPHKPFDPLPAMEERVPTFRRPYQNWNAAAAAAKKGGM